From Variimorphobacter saccharofermentans, one genomic window encodes:
- a CDS encoding argininosuccinate synthase: MKEKVILAYSGGLDTTAIIPWLKENYDYDVVCVCIDVGQGNELDGLEERAKLSGATKLYIEDVVDEFVDDYVIPCVKANAVYENKYLLGTSMARPVIAKRLVEIARLEGATAICHGATGKGNDQVRFELTIKALAPDLKIIAPWRIWDMSSREEEIAYCEKHGIHLPFSADNSYSRDRNLWHISHEGLELELPENAPNYDHLLVLGVSPEKAPDQGETISLSFEKGVPTALNGKIMSATDIIKELNKLGGKHGIGIVDIVENRVVGMKSRGVYETPGGTILMEAHMQLEELILDRATLTAKKEIGNRFADIVYEGKWFTPLREAYQAFIDVTQEYVTGEVKLKLYKGNIIKQGTTSPYSLYNESIASFTTGDLYDHRDAEGFINLFGLSLKVRAMKMASLDKK; this comes from the coding sequence ATGAAGGAAAAAGTTATTCTTGCATATTCAGGTGGTCTTGATACTACCGCTATCATTCCCTGGTTAAAGGAAAACTATGACTATGATGTAGTATGTGTTTGTATTGATGTGGGACAGGGAAATGAGCTGGATGGTTTAGAGGAAAGAGCTAAGTTATCCGGTGCTACGAAATTATACATTGAGGACGTAGTTGATGAGTTTGTTGACGATTATGTAATCCCATGTGTAAAAGCAAATGCAGTTTATGAAAATAAATATTTACTGGGAACTTCCATGGCAAGACCAGTTATTGCAAAAAGACTGGTAGAGATAGCTAGATTGGAAGGTGCAACCGCTATCTGTCACGGTGCAACCGGTAAGGGAAATGATCAGGTTCGTTTTGAGCTTACCATCAAAGCACTGGCACCCGATCTGAAAATCATTGCTCCTTGGAGAATTTGGGATATGTCTTCCCGTGAAGAGGAAATTGCATATTGTGAAAAGCATGGAATTCACCTTCCATTTTCTGCAGATAACAGTTATTCCCGTGATCGTAACCTCTGGCATATCAGTCATGAAGGTCTGGAATTAGAATTACCTGAGAATGCTCCGAATTATGATCATCTTCTGGTATTGGGTGTATCACCTGAGAAAGCTCCGGATCAAGGTGAAACCATCAGCTTAAGCTTTGAGAAGGGTGTTCCTACTGCACTTAACGGAAAGATAATGTCCGCAACTGATATTATTAAAGAGCTTAATAAGCTTGGCGGAAAGCATGGAATTGGTATTGTCGATATCGTAGAAAACCGTGTTGTAGGTATGAAATCCCGTGGTGTATATGAAACTCCCGGTGGTACGATTCTTATGGAAGCTCATATGCAACTAGAGGAGCTCATCCTGGATCGTGCAACCTTAACAGCAAAAAAGGAAATTGGTAATCGTTTTGCTGATATTGTATATGAAGGAAAATGGTTCACTCCTTTGCGTGAAGCATATCAGGCATTTATTGATGTGACACAGGAATACGTTACTGGTGAGGTTAAGCTAAAATTATACAAGGGTAATATTATTAAGCAAGGAACTACTTCTCCATATTCCTTATATAATGAAAGCATTGCATCATTTACAACTGGAGATCTATATGATCATCGCGATGCCGAAGGCTTTATTAATCTCTTTGGTTTATCCTTAAAGGTTCGCGCAATGAAGATGGCCTCTTTGGATAAGAAATAG
- a CDS encoding MFS transporter → MRLNYKRTFFTGLAFLSICAFWQMYDNVIPLMLKNTFHLGETITGFLMGLDNILALFMLPMFGALSDKADTRLGKRTPFILTGTILAVISMSFIPIANRMKNLTMFLIFLGMVLLAMGSYRSPAVALMPDITPKPLRSKANAIINLMGALGGVYTLAMIILLVDKQKEDYTKVFIAVAGIMVLAVILLMLTVQEKKIALELRQSEEESNPTEDEGVVTSDQSKNGMPKEVKKSFIFILSSIFLWFFAYNAVTTAYSRYAEVVWGLKGGGFANALLVATIAAIFSYIPIGFISSKVGRKKTIIAGIIMMTASYLCGALFVHYSSWVYVVFAFTGIGWAAINVNSYPMVVEMCKGADIGKYTGVYYIFSMSSQIITPIVSGALLEHVSYRTLFPYAVIFSAASFCTMLFVKHGDSKPVKKKDMLENFDTQD, encoded by the coding sequence ATGAGATTAAATTACAAACGTACTTTCTTTACTGGTCTTGCATTTTTATCTATTTGTGCTTTTTGGCAGATGTATGACAATGTGATCCCGCTTATGCTGAAGAATACCTTTCACTTGGGAGAAACAATAACCGGATTTTTAATGGGACTTGATAATATTCTTGCATTATTTATGCTTCCGATGTTCGGAGCACTTTCCGACAAAGCAGATACCAGGCTGGGAAAGAGAACACCTTTTATTCTTACAGGGACTATCCTGGCAGTAATATCCATGTCTTTTATTCCAATTGCGAATAGGATGAAAAACCTGACGATGTTTCTAATATTTCTTGGTATGGTTTTACTGGCTATGGGTTCATATCGGTCTCCGGCAGTCGCTTTGATGCCTGATATTACACCGAAGCCACTTAGAAGCAAAGCCAATGCAATTATTAATCTGATGGGTGCACTGGGTGGAGTATATACCTTAGCGATGATTATTCTTTTAGTGGATAAGCAAAAGGAAGATTATACAAAGGTGTTTATTGCAGTTGCAGGTATAATGGTGTTAGCAGTAATCCTATTAATGCTTACCGTACAGGAAAAAAAGATTGCTCTAGAGCTTCGACAGAGTGAAGAGGAGAGTAATCCGACTGAAGATGAAGGGGTTGTAACATCGGACCAATCGAAGAACGGTATGCCCAAAGAGGTTAAAAAGAGCTTTATATTTATTCTATCCTCGATTTTCCTATGGTTCTTTGCCTACAATGCAGTGACAACTGCTTATTCCCGTTATGCTGAGGTGGTATGGGGACTTAAAGGAGGAGGCTTTGCTAATGCATTACTGGTAGCTACGATTGCTGCAATTTTCAGTTATATCCCCATTGGATTTATATCCAGCAAAGTTGGAAGAAAGAAGACAATTATAGCAGGAATTATTATGATGACCGCGTCCTATCTATGTGGTGCCTTATTTGTACATTACTCATCATGGGTATATGTTGTCTTTGCTTTTACCGGAATAGGTTGGGCTGCCATTAATGTTAATTCATATCCTATGGTTGTTGAAATGTGTAAAGGAGCAGATATAGGTAAATATACCGGTGTATATTATATCTTTTCCATGTCATCCCAAATCATAACACCGATTGTATCCGGCGCATTATTAGAGCATGTATCATATCGCACGTTATTTCCCTATGCCGTGATCTTTTCCGCAGCTTCTTTTTGTACTATGCTGTTTGTGAAGCATGGTGATTCAAAACCGGTAAAAAAGAAAGATATGTTGGAGAATTTTGATACACAGGATTAA
- a CDS encoding AEC family transporter, which yields MSLAMTTFNQIMIMFFIIIVGVICYKTKLVDKEMNKKLSDLVLMLVNPIVIFISYQREFNATLLSGLMISLILAFITHIFGILISVIVIRKKQRTDVAIERFAIIYSNCGFIGIPLVNGVFGSEGVFYITAYMTIFNLFVWTHGMITMSGKSDKKTVLHAIFSPSVIATLLGFILFVSRILLPDIAIEALGYLGNMNTPLAMLVAGVTIAQTNFLRSLRKLRIYFITFFKLLFVPIVMLLFFHFIPMPRVVLITSVLAAACPTAATINLFSIRFDKNYMYASELFAISTIASIITIPLVMIIANWIS from the coding sequence ATGTCCTTAGCAATGACTACATTTAATCAGATTATGATTATGTTCTTTATCATAATAGTAGGTGTTATATGTTATAAAACAAAGCTGGTTGATAAGGAAATGAACAAAAAATTATCAGATCTAGTACTTATGTTAGTTAACCCGATCGTTATATTTATTTCCTATCAACGTGAGTTTAATGCAACCTTGCTCTCGGGATTGATGATATCCTTAATTCTTGCATTTATTACTCATATATTTGGGATACTGATATCTGTTATTGTAATTCGAAAGAAACAGAGAACGGATGTGGCAATCGAACGTTTCGCAATTATTTATTCCAATTGTGGATTTATAGGCATTCCATTGGTTAATGGTGTTTTTGGAAGCGAAGGGGTATTTTATATCACAGCCTATATGACTATTTTTAATCTATTTGTATGGACTCATGGCATGATTACCATGTCTGGGAAAAGCGACAAAAAAACGGTGTTACATGCAATCTTTTCCCCATCGGTTATAGCAACCCTGTTAGGCTTTATATTATTTGTTTCTAGGATATTATTACCGGATATTGCAATTGAAGCCTTGGGTTATTTGGGAAATATGAATACACCATTGGCAATGCTGGTTGCCGGAGTTACCATAGCTCAAACTAATTTTTTAAGATCATTAAGAAAACTCAGAATTTACTTTATTACATTTTTTAAATTACTCTTTGTTCCGATTGTGATGCTGCTGTTTTTTCATTTCATTCCAATGCCACGGGTTGTATTAATTACTTCCGTATTGGCGGCAGCATGTCCTACTGCGGCTACAATAAATCTGTTTTCCATTCGATTTGATAAGAATTATATGTATGCATCGGAATTGTTTGCAATATCTACCATAGCATCCATAATAACCATTCCGCTTGTAATGATAATCGCTAATTGGATATCATAG
- the argB gene encoding acetylglutamate kinase, which translates to MNQILLKAQTLIEALPYIQKFNNKKVVVKYGGSAMLDESLQLNVIKDVALLKLVGMQPIIVHGGGKEITKWLGLLGHESRFVEGLRVTDEQTMEVAEMVLGKVNKNLVQMVEKLGVKAVGISGKDGSTLKVEKRTVNGQDIGFVGNIKEVNADLINTLIDNNFVPVIAPIGLDDNYQNYNINADDAACAVATAIGAEKLVFLTDIEGVYADPQDKSSLISVLTLDKADELLDSGFIGGGMLPKLKNCVDAVKNGVNRVHILDGRIEHCLLLEFFTNKGIGTAIIDKKSMFENETIEK; encoded by the coding sequence ATGAATCAAATACTTTTAAAAGCCCAAACATTAATTGAGGCTCTTCCCTACATACAGAAATTTAATAATAAGAAGGTTGTAGTAAAGTACGGCGGTAGCGCTATGCTGGATGAAAGTCTTCAGTTAAATGTAATAAAGGACGTTGCATTACTTAAGCTGGTAGGAATGCAACCAATCATCGTACATGGCGGAGGTAAGGAAATTACGAAATGGCTGGGACTTCTTGGCCATGAGTCACGCTTTGTCGAAGGGCTTCGGGTAACTGATGAGCAAACCATGGAGGTAGCTGAAATGGTACTCGGCAAAGTGAACAAGAATCTCGTACAAATGGTCGAAAAGCTCGGTGTAAAAGCCGTAGGCATCAGTGGTAAGGACGGAAGTACACTTAAGGTAGAAAAGAGAACAGTGAATGGTCAGGACATTGGATTTGTAGGTAATATCAAGGAAGTAAATGCGGATCTGATCAATACGCTGATTGATAACAATTTTGTACCGGTGATTGCACCTATCGGTCTGGATGATAATTATCAAAATTACAACATTAATGCAGATGATGCAGCCTGCGCGGTAGCTACAGCCATCGGTGCCGAGAAATTGGTTTTCTTAACAGATATTGAAGGGGTATATGCAGATCCACAGGATAAAAGCAGTTTGATTTCCGTATTGACATTGGATAAAGCAGATGAGCTTCTTGACAGTGGCTTCATCGGTGGTGGCATGTTACCAAAGCTTAAGAACTGTGTGGATGCTGTGAAAAATGGGGTTAACAGAGTGCATATTCTGGATGGTAGAATTGAACACTGTCTTTTACTTGAATTCTTTACGAACAAAGGTATTGGTACTGCAATCATCGATAAGAAAAGCATGTTTGAGAATGAGACGATAGAGAAGTAA
- a CDS encoding GNAT family N-acetyltransferase, which produces MIRLFRMEDYEDVLRLWTKTGGIGLRTLDDSYEGIEKFVRRNPNTNFVAIEDNRIIGVILSGHDGRRGYIYHACVAEQYRKQSIGRTLVDKVIEAMKAEKITKVSLVCFADNKLGNHFWCSQGWNQRSDLNYYDKSINEMNI; this is translated from the coding sequence ATGATACGACTATTCAGGATGGAGGATTATGAAGATGTGCTTCGTCTTTGGACTAAAACAGGTGGTATCGGCTTAAGAACATTGGATGATTCATATGAAGGAATAGAAAAGTTTGTAAGAAGAAATCCAAATACGAATTTTGTTGCAATTGAGGATAATCGTATCATTGGCGTAATCCTGAGTGGTCATGATGGACGAAGAGGATATATTTATCACGCCTGCGTTGCAGAACAGTACCGTAAGCAATCCATTGGAAGAACACTAGTTGATAAGGTAATTGAGGCGATGAAAGCAGAAAAGATTACAAAAGTATCACTGGTATGTTTTGCTGACAACAAGCTTGGAAATCATTTCTGGTGTAGCCAGGGTTGGAATCAACGGTCTGATCTGAATTATTATGATAAAAGTATAAATGAAATGAATATATGA
- the argJ gene encoding bifunctional glutamate N-acetyltransferase/amino-acid acetyltransferase ArgJ, translating into MKIIEGGVTASQGFQASGVYAGIKKNRKDMALVYSSVPAKGAGTFTTNVVKAAPVIWDMKITKESQYVQAVVLNSGVANACTGAEGDKNNELMAEAVAKALNIPINSVYTASTGVIGKQMPIDVIVKGVSLLAGELKPGLGAGAQAAEAIMTTDTYPKECAVSFVIDGKEVKLGGMAKGSGMIHPNMATMLAVITTDLAISKELLQEALSEDVKHSFNMISVDRDTSTNDSLLILANGLAGNKEITEKNDDYDAFCKALNYVTTNLAKKIAADGEGATKLLEVQVIGVKSEEDAISISKSIITSNLVKSAVFGNDANWGRILCAMGYSGARFDPDKVDLYIESADGKLKLVENGLGTDYSEEYASKLLSGKEVKVTVDLKSGNATATAWGCDLTYDYVKINADYRS; encoded by the coding sequence ATGAAGATAATAGAAGGCGGAGTAACAGCATCACAAGGATTTCAGGCATCGGGTGTATATGCCGGAATTAAGAAAAATAGAAAAGACATGGCATTAGTATATTCATCCGTACCTGCAAAGGGAGCAGGTACCTTTACTACAAATGTTGTGAAGGCAGCTCCTGTAATATGGGATATGAAGATCACAAAGGAAAGTCAATATGTTCAAGCTGTAGTACTAAATAGTGGTGTTGCCAATGCATGTACCGGAGCGGAAGGTGATAAGAATAATGAGTTAATGGCTGAAGCTGTTGCTAAGGCATTAAATATTCCGATTAATTCTGTATATACTGCTTCTACAGGTGTTATTGGAAAGCAGATGCCTATCGATGTAATCGTGAAAGGAGTATCCCTTCTTGCTGGTGAACTGAAACCAGGATTGGGAGCAGGAGCACAAGCAGCAGAAGCAATCATGACGACGGATACATATCCGAAGGAGTGTGCGGTAAGCTTTGTAATAGACGGAAAAGAAGTAAAGCTCGGAGGAATGGCAAAGGGTTCTGGAATGATACACCCCAACATGGCTACGATGCTGGCAGTAATAACTACGGATCTGGCTATCAGCAAAGAACTGTTACAGGAAGCATTAAGCGAGGATGTAAAACATTCCTTTAATATGATAAGTGTGGATCGAGATACCTCTACCAATGATTCCTTGCTGATCCTGGCGAACGGTCTGGCTGGGAATAAAGAAATCACGGAGAAGAACGATGATTATGATGCCTTCTGCAAAGCATTAAACTATGTTACAACGAACTTAGCCAAGAAAATAGCGGCAGATGGGGAAGGAGCAACCAAATTACTAGAGGTACAGGTGATTGGTGTAAAATCTGAAGAAGATGCCATATCCATAAGTAAATCAATCATTACCTCGAACTTAGTAAAATCAGCAGTATTTGGTAATGATGCAAACTGGGGAAGAATCCTGTGCGCTATGGGCTATTCAGGAGCAAGATTTGATCCTGATAAGGTAGACCTTTATATTGAGAGTGCTGATGGAAAGCTAAAGCTTGTGGAGAATGGATTAGGTACGGATTATTCGGAGGAATATGCTAGTAAGCTTCTATCGGGTAAGGAAGTCAAGGTAACCGTAGATCTGAAATCGGGTAATGCCACGGCAACTGCCTGGGGATGCGATTTAACCTACGACTACGTGAAAATTAATGCAGATTATCGATCATAA
- a CDS encoding alpha/beta hydrolase, with amino-acid sequence MLIIGLLFEWLWCLSDLVVKPRMLSYDKGFHREAACKKFDLSAYEKARKKSFTIISDFGYPISCEILEPLQRESRWNSGSFSLAVLCHGFGCAKYHSLKYAEIFLELGLSVLIYDHRNHGLSGKAYTSMGYYERYDLKKVLDWCYLQYGENCRIVTHGESMGAATVLLHLGIDSRVKCAIADCAYSDLKQELRHQLKQYYHLPCLLIPIESGLTYLRAGFWYREISPMSVMRDIETPVMFIHGKRDNLVPANMSKLMYSLKKDKKAIYLVAGARHGECVCKNRAGYKMRVENFLKKYL; translated from the coding sequence TTGTTAATCATAGGGCTACTCTTTGAATGGCTTTGGTGTTTATCAGACTTAGTGGTAAAACCCAGAATGCTATCTTATGATAAAGGTTTTCACAGAGAAGCTGCCTGTAAGAAGTTTGATCTTTCGGCCTACGAGAAAGCAAGGAAAAAATCATTTACGATCATTTCGGACTTTGGATATCCTATTTCCTGCGAAATACTGGAGCCCCTTCAACGAGAAAGTAGATGGAATAGTGGGAGCTTTTCCCTTGCTGTACTGTGTCATGGATTCGGATGCGCTAAGTATCATAGTTTGAAATACGCAGAGATCTTCCTTGAGCTTGGGTTAAGTGTGCTGATTTATGATCACCGAAATCATGGATTAAGTGGGAAGGCCTATACCTCTATGGGTTATTATGAACGGTATGACTTGAAGAAGGTTCTGGATTGGTGTTATTTGCAATACGGTGAGAATTGCAGAATTGTTACTCACGGTGAATCCATGGGAGCAGCGACGGTTTTATTACATCTGGGAATTGATTCGCGCGTAAAATGTGCCATTGCAGATTGTGCATATTCGGATCTGAAGCAGGAACTCCGTCACCAGCTCAAGCAATATTACCATTTGCCATGCTTATTAATACCGATTGAAAGTGGACTTACTTATCTGAGAGCGGGATTTTGGTATCGAGAGATTTCTCCAATGAGTGTAATGAGAGATATCGAAACACCAGTTATGTTTATTCACGGGAAGAGAGATAATCTGGTCCCAGCGAATATGTCAAAGCTGATGTACTCGCTTAAGAAGGACAAAAAGGCCATCTATCTTGTAGCTGGCGCCAGGCATGGTGAATGCGTCTGCAAAAATCGTGCCGGATATAAAATGAGAGTTGAGAACTTTCTTAAGAAATATTTATAA
- a CDS encoding DegV family protein → MNNYVIVSDATFDLPYDIIKEYDIKVIPMGFHIDNVEYSHYPDERELSIEEFYSKLKAGAVSQTTQITPSIYMDFMGEILKEGMDILYIAFSSGLSGTYNTSQIVLRELQEEYPDRKIYTIDSRCASIGEGILVLNAAQMKRKGLSIDELREWVEQNKLRARHWFTVKDLFHLKRGGRISSIEAFVGTALKIRPVLSTDDAGKLVVISKIRGSRAELDFLLSKLEAEGEDLASQTVIIGHGDDLEQAKELETMILGKNLVKDIIIAKIGPIIGTHTGPGMLALTFMGRKCE, encoded by the coding sequence ATGAATAACTATGTAATTGTTAGCGATGCAACCTTCGATTTGCCTTACGATATAATAAAGGAATATGATATCAAAGTTATTCCAATGGGTTTTCATATCGATAATGTGGAATATAGTCATTATCCAGATGAAAGAGAGCTTTCGATAGAAGAGTTTTATAGTAAACTAAAAGCGGGAGCAGTCTCTCAGACGACACAGATTACACCGTCTATCTATATGGATTTTATGGGGGAGATACTAAAAGAGGGGATGGATATTCTGTACATAGCCTTTTCATCCGGCTTAAGCGGAACCTATAATACATCTCAGATTGTTCTTCGGGAACTTCAGGAGGAATATCCAGATCGTAAAATATATACAATTGATTCGCGTTGTGCATCCATTGGTGAAGGAATACTTGTACTAAATGCAGCTCAGATGAAAAGAAAGGGACTCTCTATCGATGAGCTGAGAGAATGGGTTGAACAGAATAAGTTACGTGCCAGACATTGGTTCACAGTGAAGGATTTATTTCATTTAAAACGAGGTGGACGTATCTCATCCATTGAGGCATTTGTGGGAACAGCATTAAAAATCAGACCGGTATTAAGTACGGATGATGCTGGTAAGCTAGTAGTAATATCCAAGATTCGCGGGTCACGAGCTGAATTAGACTTCCTTTTATCAAAGCTGGAAGCAGAGGGAGAAGATCTTGCTTCACAGACAGTGATAATTGGACATGGAGATGATCTGGAACAGGCTAAAGAGCTGGAGACAATGATTCTTGGCAAAAACCTGGTAAAGGATATTATTATTGCGAAAATCGGACCAATTATCGGAACTCATACCGGACCAGGAATGTTAGCGCTCACTTTTATGGGAAGGAAATGCGAATAA
- a CDS encoding TrmH family RNA methyltransferase, with translation MHKDGKKSVVGEQVVKPYKKDAEYSYTLGAFPTFELLKARPEQVRKVVIDPSFTDQEKLISLCKELMITYEHNQKLISKISDKENCYVAAIFDKYTCELGSERPHIVLVNPSNMGNLGTILRTAVGFGIYDIAIILPGADIFHPKTVRSSMGALFKLRFHQYQSFQEYRNEFQKHQIFTFMLNGENTLTIQECPKVQLFSLVFGNEATGLDDSYLEVGTSILIPQSPDVDSLNLTIAVGIGAYVFTNQNKK, from the coding sequence TTGCATAAGGATGGGAAAAAAAGTGTAGTCGGTGAACAGGTGGTCAAGCCGTATAAAAAGGATGCGGAATATTCCTATACGCTTGGTGCATTTCCAACCTTTGAACTACTCAAAGCCAGACCGGAGCAGGTTAGAAAAGTAGTTATTGATCCAAGTTTTACTGATCAGGAGAAGCTAATCAGCCTGTGTAAGGAACTTATGATAACCTACGAGCATAATCAGAAACTGATATCGAAAATCAGTGATAAGGAGAATTGCTATGTAGCTGCTATTTTTGATAAGTACACCTGTGAATTAGGTTCCGAGAGGCCGCATATTGTTCTGGTGAATCCAAGCAATATGGGAAATTTGGGAACTATTTTACGAACGGCTGTTGGTTTTGGCATCTATGATATTGCAATCATCTTACCGGGAGCAGATATATTTCATCCCAAGACAGTACGGTCATCCATGGGAGCATTGTTTAAACTGCGCTTTCATCAGTATCAGTCATTTCAGGAATACCGTAATGAATTTCAAAAGCATCAGATATTTACCTTTATGTTAAATGGTGAGAACACACTTACTATTCAGGAATGTCCAAAGGTTCAATTGTTTTCCTTAGTATTCGGAAACGAAGCAACCGGTTTGGATGATTCTTATTTAGAGGTCGGAACCAGTATTCTGATTCCTCAGTCACCGGATGTTGATTCGCTGAATCTAACCATTGCGGTGGGAATCGGGGCTTATGTTTTTACAAACCAAAATAAGAAATAG
- a CDS encoding glycerophosphodiester phosphodiesterase family protein produces the protein MLMSIIIFIIVIVLLYLLAIMPKLHHNADIKKLDGWLYAHRGLHNNRSEAPENSLKAFSLAVEKGYGIELDVQLTKDLVPVVFHDYDLNRACHADDKISDLSYEELRKYTLFQSQEKIPTLNEVLSVVEGKVPLIIELKIPWAPDKLCNVVSNILDQYQGVYCIESFNPFGLMWYRKHRPKIVRGQLATDFIREKVEGSKVQYVILKYLLMNFLTKPDFIAYHHVYKKSLSFTICRILYRIKTVAWTIQSQKDYNDSRGYFEWIIFDSFIPEEVRMN, from the coding sequence ATGTTAATGAGCATTATTATTTTTATTATAGTCATTGTGCTATTATATTTACTGGCTATTATGCCAAAGTTACATCACAATGCGGATATTAAGAAACTGGATGGCTGGCTTTATGCTCACAGAGGTTTACATAATAATAGATCTGAAGCACCGGAGAATTCTCTCAAAGCCTTTTCACTGGCAGTGGAGAAAGGCTATGGAATAGAGCTGGATGTTCAGCTGACGAAGGATCTTGTACCTGTTGTATTTCATGATTATGATTTAAACCGAGCCTGTCATGCTGATGATAAAATATCCGACCTGAGTTACGAAGAATTAAGAAAATATACGCTTTTTCAGTCCCAAGAGAAAATTCCTACTCTGAATGAAGTATTGTCTGTGGTAGAGGGGAAAGTGCCTCTAATTATAGAACTGAAGATACCTTGGGCACCGGATAAGCTTTGTAATGTGGTTTCAAATATCCTGGATCAGTATCAGGGTGTTTATTGCATAGAGTCCTTTAATCCCTTTGGTCTTATGTGGTATCGGAAGCATAGACCGAAGATCGTCCGGGGGCAGCTTGCTACGGACTTTATTCGTGAGAAAGTAGAAGGAAGTAAAGTTCAGTATGTTATACTTAAGTATTTACTGATGAACTTTTTGACGAAACCGGATTTTATTGCATATCACCATGTATATAAAAAGAGCCTGTCGTTTACGATATGCAGAATACTATATCGAATTAAAACTGTAGCATGGACCATCCAATCTCAGAAGGATTATAATGATAGCAGAGGCTATTTTGAATGGATTATTTTTGACAGCTTCATACCGGAAGAAGTCCGTATGAATTGA
- a CDS encoding Maf family protein: protein MYKVILASGSPRRKEIMDIMGIKYEVISSDVKEEVRETEPAAMVKALAILKSNAVADIINKEKQKDQEYIIIGADTMVFYEENALGKPKDVEDAVRMISMLSGDTHEVYTGVGIVILHNDGAREELSTAVSTKVSVQDMTMDQIREYVATGEPMDKAGAYAIQGQFGIYIKEIQGDYYNVVGFPIAKIYSMLLKKGIDIKKLK, encoded by the coding sequence ATGTATAAAGTGATTTTGGCATCGGGATCGCCAAGGCGGAAAGAGATAATGGATATAATGGGAATAAAATATGAAGTGATATCCAGTGATGTTAAGGAAGAGGTTCGTGAGACAGAGCCTGCCGCAATGGTTAAGGCACTGGCAATACTTAAGAGTAATGCTGTCGCGGACATCATTAATAAGGAGAAGCAAAAAGATCAGGAGTATATTATTATTGGCGCAGATACCATGGTATTTTATGAAGAAAATGCGTTGGGGAAACCGAAGGATGTGGAGGATGCAGTCAGAATGATCTCGATGCTATCTGGAGATACACATGAAGTATATACTGGAGTGGGTATTGTTATCCTTCATAATGATGGAGCAAGAGAAGAGCTTTCGACGGCAGTCTCCACGAAGGTATCTGTACAGGACATGACGATGGATCAGATTAGGGAGTATGTGGCTACGGGTGAGCCTATGGATAAAGCGGGGGCATATGCTATTCAAGGGCAATTTGGTATATATATTAAGGAAATCCAAGGTGATTATTATAATGTAGTTGGCTTCCCGATTGCAAAAATCTATTCTATGCTATTGAAAAAAGGGATTGATATAAAAAAATTAAAATAG